The Bacillus cereus group sp. RP43 genome window below encodes:
- a CDS encoding O-antigen ligase family protein has translation MSVVTASIPYGVFLPLFLVVCVVFIVVPYKKIINSLWIGILVTSFLGSYLGIPGNQSIFLFRILLMLHCIMFLFFDKKEWNRLSYFKIHFILLGIWLAGSGISLFWAGIRIEAIRYIYYIFEACYLILLIVYYVYDQKSYRYFVNVIIFFYILAIFIGIIEVFTGWHMSLSGSLFYETLTSKFQPTAFLYNTNDYAMFLAIFFPLVFCRIWRMNVRPWNIYFAILLLLLSLYLIITTYSRMGIIAIVLEVSIIFVFYMRKSIVFIVFGLSVYLLIESFLQQNSQMKVEQIIISAFTKKGASTDERMNLYQTSWDIIRDSHFLGIGAGNVPIQINSYLTGHESMRNAYRAPHNFWLESIGGIGFFSFAIVGLIIISLYLSIRIWMKHGHITNTIQYLIPLLIVIVFIFSSIALSTIIEKRYLWLALGLAIRMINIEFIEKKEGD, from the coding sequence TTGAGTGTTGTAACCGCTAGTATACCCTATGGTGTATTTCTTCCGTTATTTTTAGTGGTGTGTGTGGTATTTATAGTCGTACCTTACAAAAAAATAATTAATAGCCTTTGGATAGGAATCTTAGTTACATCATTTCTTGGATCTTACCTTGGAATCCCAGGTAATCAGAGTATTTTCTTGTTTAGAATTTTACTAATGTTACATTGTATTATGTTTTTGTTTTTTGACAAAAAAGAATGGAATAGGCTTTCATATTTTAAAATCCATTTCATTTTATTAGGTATTTGGTTAGCTGGTAGTGGTATTAGTTTATTTTGGGCAGGGATACGGATTGAAGCAATAAGGTATATTTATTATATTTTCGAAGCATGTTATTTGATTCTATTAATTGTCTACTACGTTTATGACCAAAAAAGCTATCGGTATTTTGTAAATGTGATCATATTCTTTTATATACTTGCAATATTTATTGGTATTATAGAAGTTTTCACTGGATGGCATATGTCATTATCAGGTTCTCTTTTTTATGAAACATTAACAAGTAAATTTCAACCTACTGCATTCTTATACAACACGAATGATTATGCTATGTTTTTGGCAATATTTTTTCCACTTGTATTTTGTAGAATATGGAGAATGAATGTAAGGCCGTGGAACATCTATTTCGCTATTCTATTATTATTACTCAGTTTGTATTTAATCATTACAACATATTCAAGAATGGGAATAATCGCTATTGTATTAGAAGTATCTATTATTTTTGTATTTTATATGCGAAAAAGTATTGTTTTCATAGTCTTTGGTTTATCTGTTTACCTACTTATAGAATCTTTTTTACAACAAAATTCTCAAATGAAAGTAGAGCAAATAATAATTTCAGCTTTTACGAAAAAAGGTGCTTCTACGGATGAGCGAATGAATCTTTATCAAACGTCATGGGATATTATTCGGGACAGTCATTTTTTAGGGATAGGTGCAGGAAACGTTCCCATTCAAATTAATTCCTATTTAACAGGGCATGAGTCAATGAGAAATGCATATAGAGCCCCACATAATTTTTGGCTAGAATCAATTGGGGGCATTGGATTTTTTTCTTTCGCAATTGTGGGACTTATTATTATATCACTATATCTTTCTATACGAATATGGATGAAACATGGGCATATAACTAACACAATTCAATACCTTATACCATTATTAATTGTGATTGTATTTATTTTTAGTTCTATAGCCCTAAGTACCATTATTGAAAAAAGATATCTGTGGCTCGCATTAGGGCTTGCAATAAGAATGATAAACATAGAATTCATAGAAAAAAAGGAGGGGGATTAG
- a CDS encoding nucleotide sugar dehydrogenase — protein MSLSKKIEQNKAGIVVMGLGYVGLPLAVSFAEKGFSVIGYDLSEEKVQLINKGKSDIIDIHSERIANVVNKGLLFGTTEKRCLGEADVIIICVPTPLTKSYQPDISFINAAVNDIQGHFRSGTLIVLESTTYPGTSKELIQKPLDESGYTLDKDYHICYSPERVDPGNEVYKIENTPKVIGGVSKKSTAIGQALYSKIVQQVVPVATAEIAEMSKLLENTFRSINIAFINEMALLCEKMNIDIWETIDAASTKPFGFMRFTPGPGIGGHCIPLDPMYLSWKAKESNFFSRFIELAQETNQMMPEHTVYKAMTALNRAKKPINGSKILLIGMAYKENIDDLRESPSLEILEKLQEVGAEVSFCDPLATTYHDRHNEVHTSIELNYSLIRNYDLVILLTLHDVFNKDEIVNNSNLLLDTKNYLKKYYTNKIVRIGDAG, from the coding sequence ATGAGTCTATCAAAAAAAATAGAACAAAATAAAGCAGGAATTGTTGTTATGGGTTTAGGATACGTTGGATTGCCATTAGCTGTATCTTTTGCAGAAAAAGGTTTTAGTGTAATTGGTTATGATTTAAGTGAAGAGAAGGTGCAATTAATAAACAAGGGGAAATCAGACATTATTGATATTCATTCTGAGAGGATAGCTAATGTTGTAAATAAAGGATTATTATTTGGAACAACAGAGAAGCGATGCTTAGGAGAGGCAGATGTTATTATAATCTGTGTACCAACACCACTTACTAAATCATATCAACCGGATATATCTTTTATTAATGCAGCTGTGAATGATATTCAAGGTCATTTTCGTTCAGGAACATTGATTGTTTTAGAAAGTACAACGTATCCGGGAACATCTAAGGAATTGATTCAAAAACCATTAGATGAAAGTGGATATACCTTAGATAAAGATTATCATATTTGCTATTCACCTGAACGTGTAGATCCTGGAAATGAAGTATATAAAATTGAAAATACTCCTAAAGTAATAGGTGGGGTTAGTAAAAAGTCAACTGCGATTGGTCAAGCATTGTATAGCAAAATTGTACAACAAGTAGTACCTGTTGCAACTGCAGAAATAGCGGAAATGAGTAAACTTTTAGAGAATACTTTTCGTAGTATTAATATTGCATTTATTAATGAAATGGCATTGCTCTGCGAAAAAATGAATATTGATATTTGGGAAACTATAGATGCTGCTAGTACAAAACCTTTTGGGTTTATGCGCTTTACTCCCGGTCCTGGAATTGGAGGACATTGTATACCATTAGATCCTATGTACCTTTCCTGGAAGGCAAAAGAATCTAATTTTTTTAGTAGGTTTATTGAATTAGCACAGGAAACAAATCAAATGATGCCAGAGCATACGGTTTACAAAGCAATGACTGCCTTAAATCGAGCGAAAAAACCAATAAATGGATCTAAGATATTATTAATTGGTATGGCATATAAAGAAAATATTGATGACTTACGAGAATCGCCTAGTCTAGAAATTCTTGAAAAGTTACAAGAGGTAGGTGCAGAGGTATCTTTTTGTGATCCATTAGCTACAACCTATCATGATAGACACAATGAAGTTCATACATCTATAGAATTAAATTACTCCTTAATTCGAAATTATGATTTAGTAATATTACTCACTTTACACGACGTATTTAATAAAGATGAAATCGTTAATAACAGTAATTTATTGCTAGACACAAAAAATTATCTAAAAAAATACTACACTAATAAAATAGTCCGTATTGGTGATGCGGGATGA
- a CDS encoding DUF4352 domain-containing protein, producing MKQLTKKMISTVCMTSILFSAGCTGAKDIKKESLEQQEVKSEIGKEKVSQEMEMKIKVTGAKIIEDKTVSEQEQVVQVQFEIKNEGKDDNGIGAGDFVIQDDKGKTYPMYGKEDNFGDVIPVGKSLKGNGYYNIAKGTKELKVVYKPTVKQEMDEKTIEWKIGNLKK from the coding sequence ATGAAACAACTAACCAAAAAGATGATTTCCACTGTATGTATGACAAGCATTCTGTTTTCAGCAGGTTGTACAGGAGCAAAAGATATAAAGAAGGAAAGCCTGGAGCAACAAGAAGTGAAAAGTGAAATTGGAAAAGAGAAAGTGAGTCAGGAGATGGAGATGAAAATAAAAGTTACCGGAGCCAAAATCATAGAAGATAAAACTGTGTCGGAACAAGAACAGGTTGTTCAAGTCCAATTTGAAATAAAAAATGAGGGAAAAGATGACAACGGAATTGGAGCCGGTGATTTTGTGATCCAAGATGATAAAGGGAAAACATATCCGATGTACGGAAAAGAAGATAACTTTGGCGATGTGATTCCAGTAGGTAAAAGCTTAAAAGGAAATGGATATTATAATATAGCAAAAGGCACAAAAGAGTTAAAAGTTGTGTATAAACCAACGGTAAAGCAAGAAATGGATGAAAAAACAATTGAATGGAAGATTGGAAATCTGAAAAAATAA
- a CDS encoding polysaccharide biosynthesis tyrosine autokinase, which yields MFKFGHKDNPSQKSKRSLNFIKEKFHHIQTSLQFSRNLENNALRSIVITSGSKGEGKSFCAWNLGKSLASNNRRVLLVDGDMYKAKLSKKLNTFEQIGLSDILISEKNPLEFISETVQPGLFILPTGILPPNPIKLINSERMLEVIKLLEENFDMVIIDTPPVLLLSDSRIIGNMCDGVIVIIRSGLTKKMDLEVTMEFLSQANTHVIGTILNGRNYGRNEMNSYSYY from the coding sequence ATGTTTAAGTTTGGCCATAAGGATAACCCATCTCAAAAATCAAAGAGAAGCTTGAACTTTATAAAAGAAAAGTTTCATCATATTCAAACTAGTTTGCAATTTAGTAGAAATCTAGAAAACAATGCATTAAGATCAATTGTTATTACATCTGGGAGTAAAGGAGAGGGAAAGAGCTTTTGCGCTTGGAATCTAGGAAAAAGTCTAGCTTCTAATAATAGACGGGTTTTACTTGTTGATGGTGATATGTATAAGGCGAAATTATCAAAAAAATTAAATACTTTTGAGCAAATAGGATTATCAGATATATTAATTTCCGAAAAAAATCCATTAGAGTTTATTAGTGAAACGGTTCAACCAGGCTTATTTATTCTTCCAACAGGAATATTGCCACCAAATCCTATTAAGTTAATAAACTCAGAAAGAATGCTAGAAGTAATAAAGCTCTTAGAAGAAAATTTTGATATGGTAATCATTGATACACCACCTGTACTGTTACTGAGTGATTCAAGAATTATAGGTAACATGTGTGACGGTGTAATTGTAATCATACGGAGTGGTTTAACTAAAAAAATGGACTTAGAAGTAACCATGGAGTTTTTAAGCCAGGCAAATACACATGTAATAGGAACCATATTAAATGGAAGAAATTATGGAAGAAATGAGATGAATAGTTATTCTTACTATTAA
- a CDS encoding sugar transferase, whose product MEKLLFKIISLLKFIFYLIRRGVDILISCLVLLFTAPLMLIIALLIKLEDGGPVLFIQKRTGKDNKPFNIYKFRSMYKFNHNKQRPVEVKYDWIHGVPEDFVFKKTEGHDPDITKIGLFLRKTSLDELPQFLNVLKGDMSIVGPRPEITEITKYYSKEQQKRLKVKPGITGWAQIHGRSDMNNGQKLELDMYYVENHSLLLDIFIILKTVKVVLTTKGAV is encoded by the coding sequence ATGGAAAAATTACTTTTTAAAATTATAAGTCTATTAAAATTTATTTTCTATCTAATAAGGAGAGGTGTAGATATATTAATTAGTTGCTTAGTTTTATTATTTACAGCACCTTTAATGTTAATTATAGCTTTACTAATTAAATTGGAGGATGGTGGCCCTGTTTTATTTATCCAAAAAAGAACTGGTAAAGATAACAAACCGTTTAATATATATAAGTTCCGTTCAATGTATAAATTTAATCATAATAAGCAAAGGCCTGTTGAAGTGAAATATGATTGGATTCATGGGGTTCCCGAAGATTTTGTGTTTAAAAAGACGGAAGGGCATGATCCAGATATTACAAAAATAGGATTATTTCTTCGCAAAACTAGCTTAGATGAATTGCCTCAATTCTTAAATGTATTAAAGGGTGATATGAGTATCGTTGGTCCAAGACCAGAGATAACAGAAATAACGAAATATTATTCGAAAGAGCAGCAAAAACGTTTAAAAGTAAAGCCAGGAATCACGGGTTGGGCTCAAATTCATGGACGTAGTGATATGAACAATGGTCAGAAATTAGAATTGGATATGTACTATGTAGAGAATCATAGTTTATTACTCGATATTTTTATTATTTTAAAAACAGTTAAGGTGGTTTTAACAACTAAAGGGGCGGTTTAA
- a CDS encoding glycosyltransferase, with the protein MEDWKSEKIILNIKRGAMLKVKSRLDKKKVFMFSSVHVWIDTRIYYKEAMTLARNGYHVDLYAIENGTSITDTSVKVHLLPNKSRWHRPSRWRYLYKEALKSDALYYHFHDPELLIVAEKLRKKKPDAIIIYDMHEHFPSQIMTKEWIPKLIRKPLSSWIHGKEKRAMQVCNSVIFAEKSYVSNYPEYKGLKKELLNYPTWQLKKKVLKEEKFTFIYVGDIVIERNVFGMLELISELKDRGYKDIQLKLIGPVDISLELQLTEKIAELGIEEEVNLYGRIPYDEIWNHYRTAHIGLCLLYPHPNFVHSLATKLYEYMAAGLPSIISDFPDWKVLTLETNCGITVDPYSLSNITDAAENLMNNPQLFRTLSESGRAAFEKHYNWESESKKLEQLYEQLLQVRFE; encoded by the coding sequence ATGGAAGATTGGAAATCTGAAAAAATAATATTAAATATAAAAAGAGGGGCAATGTTAAAAGTGAAATCTAGATTAGATAAGAAAAAAGTATTTATGTTCAGCTCTGTCCATGTATGGATAGATACACGAATATATTATAAGGAAGCAATGACTTTAGCACGAAATGGCTATCATGTAGACCTATATGCAATTGAAAATGGCACCTCCATTACAGATACTTCCGTAAAAGTTCATTTACTTCCTAATAAATCAAGATGGCATAGACCATCTCGCTGGCGATATTTATACAAAGAGGCGCTTAAATCCGATGCATTATATTATCATTTTCATGATCCTGAGTTGTTAATAGTGGCTGAGAAATTACGAAAAAAAAAACCTGATGCTATCATCATTTATGATATGCATGAGCATTTTCCAAGTCAAATAATGACAAAAGAATGGATACCTAAGTTAATACGAAAACCACTTTCTTCATGGATTCATGGTAAAGAAAAAAGAGCTATGCAGGTCTGTAACTCTGTCATATTTGCAGAAAAGTCGTATGTAAGTAACTACCCAGAATATAAAGGATTGAAAAAAGAGCTTTTAAATTACCCAACATGGCAACTTAAAAAAAAGGTCTTAAAAGAAGAAAAATTCACGTTCATTTATGTAGGAGATATTGTAATTGAACGAAATGTCTTTGGCATGCTAGAGCTTATTAGTGAGTTGAAAGATAGAGGCTACAAGGATATACAATTGAAGCTAATTGGACCAGTGGATATCTCGCTGGAGCTACAGTTAACTGAAAAAATTGCAGAATTAGGAATAGAAGAAGAAGTAAATCTTTATGGTCGTATCCCATATGATGAAATTTGGAATCATTATAGAACAGCTCATATAGGACTTTGTTTACTATATCCGCATCCTAATTTTGTACATTCTCTAGCAACAAAATTGTATGAATATATGGCAGCGGGGTTACCCAGCATCATATCAGATTTCCCAGATTGGAAAGTATTAACACTTGAAACAAATTGCGGGATAACAGTTGATCCTTATAGCCTGTCTAACATAACAGATGCAGCGGAAAATTTAATGAATAACCCTCAACTTTTTAGAACTCTATCAGAGTCAGGTAGAGCAGCATTTGAAAAACATTATAACTGGGAGAGTGAATCAAAAAAACTAGAACAATTATATGAACAACTATTACAAGTAAGATTTGAATAG
- a CDS encoding oligosaccharide flippase family protein, giving the protein MQKITSNYFFVIMYHFLTVITPIFTTPYVSRVLGPKNIGIDAYVNSIVQIFMVFIVLNIGVYGRKQIASAQSKKEIHTEFCAIYSVQCMTTIIVLSTYIFYIFQINNYHNLFWMYGITLIATGLDVAWYFIGLEKVKQIMIRNSVIRLLTIVSIFIFVRTQEDLWKFVLISSLSLLFGQFITWSILLKEIKQIKLSFLGIKQHIRSVLVLSIIPCVSLIYMSINKIYLGHIVGNTAVGFYNQAYKLIIICMGFINALSTVMMPRMVNHYTRGEKEEFKEMIEFSIKYTCITTLPIMVMITILAKDIIQIFLGSSFSSASNVLIALAPGLVLAGLSEIFGVQILLTIGKEKPFTLSVIIGAFISLSTNFLLVTHLHSIGTAIAFDVGILTTLLVQVYSSRNFISLPNLLYGVLKYGLFSVCTGAVIICIDNLLVHHNEILTIGVKLILAAITYMTFLLISKDKILSRLIFQIVRK; this is encoded by the coding sequence ATGCAGAAAATTACTTCAAATTACTTTTTTGTAATTATGTATCATTTTCTTACTGTTATCACACCCATATTTACAACGCCTTATGTGTCTAGAGTATTAGGACCGAAAAATATTGGGATAGATGCCTATGTTAATTCGATAGTTCAAATTTTTATGGTTTTTATTGTTCTTAATATTGGCGTATACGGTAGAAAACAAATTGCATCAGCACAGAGTAAAAAAGAAATTCATACAGAATTCTGTGCCATTTATAGTGTTCAATGTATGACGACAATTATTGTATTGAGCACGTATATTTTTTATATTTTTCAAATCAATAACTATCATAATTTATTTTGGATGTATGGAATTACCTTAATTGCAACAGGGTTAGATGTAGCTTGGTATTTCATAGGATTGGAAAAAGTAAAGCAAATTATGATTCGAAACTCAGTTATTCGATTACTTACTATCGTGTCTATTTTTATATTTGTGAGAACGCAGGAAGATTTGTGGAAATTTGTTCTAATAAGTAGTTTATCACTTCTCTTTGGACAGTTTATAACATGGAGCATTTTATTAAAAGAAATTAAACAAATTAAGCTTTCATTTTTGGGTATAAAACAACATATTAGATCAGTATTAGTTTTATCCATTATTCCATGCGTGTCTCTAATATATATGTCAATAAATAAAATTTATTTAGGCCACATTGTAGGGAATACTGCAGTCGGTTTTTACAACCAAGCGTATAAGCTGATTATTATATGTATGGGATTTATTAACGCATTATCAACTGTAATGATGCCTCGCATGGTAAACCATTATACACGGGGAGAAAAAGAAGAATTCAAAGAAATGATTGAGTTTTCTATAAAATATACTTGCATTACTACTTTACCCATTATGGTAATGATAACAATATTAGCAAAGGACATAATCCAAATTTTTCTGGGTAGTTCTTTTTCATCTGCTTCTAATGTATTAATCGCATTAGCCCCAGGATTAGTATTAGCAGGTCTATCAGAAATTTTTGGAGTTCAAATATTACTAACAATAGGCAAAGAAAAGCCCTTTACTTTATCAGTTATTATCGGTGCATTTATTAGTTTGAGTACAAATTTTTTATTAGTAACCCACTTACATAGTATTGGTACAGCCATTGCTTTTGATGTTGGCATACTAACAACTTTATTAGTCCAAGTGTATAGTTCCCGTAATTTTATTTCTTTACCCAATTTACTATATGGCGTATTAAAATATGGTTTGTTTAGTGTCTGTACGGGAGCGGTTATTATATGTATTGATAATTTACTGGTACACCATAATGAAATTTTAACAATTGGAGTTAAATTGATACTAGCTGCTATTACTTATATGACTTTTCTTTTGATTAGTAAAGATAAAATTCTATCCAGGTTAATTTTCCAGATTGTGAGGAAATAA
- a CDS encoding DUF1516 family protein — translation MFQMFNQIHAGSWVILTLLFIISYMFRVEITLLLQRFFYISIIGSGIIMLNMMDFPLKYTLKGPWHLFLL, via the coding sequence ATGTTTCAAATGTTTAATCAAATTCACGCTGGATCGTGGGTTATTTTAACTTTACTATTTATTATAAGTTATATGTTTAGAGTAGAGATAACATTATTGCTACAAAGATTTTTCTATATAAGCATAATAGGTTCAGGAATTATTATGCTTAATATGATGGATTTTCCATTGAAGTATACCTTAAAAGGTCCATGGCACTTATTCTTATTATAA
- a CDS encoding Wzz/FepE/Etk N-terminal domain-containing protein, producing MEKITFNDFWKVCKKHFLIISMLPITVITIVYLLNKEILPPKFETATQLIVSMPKSNVEGYYFDNVRSSMQLVDTFSSIVQSKKVMEEVNKQLHIKNNSNKVTVITDEKSLIINVKVTGENNKEIIDVANAVAGNAQEKFKQLFEGMNIKVLSKSEEAKEISITFQLILGTITGIMSSLIFIFTILFFSSIITKNEQIKQMGYIVLGDVPLTNGREEDIYV from the coding sequence ATGGAGAAGATTACATTTAATGATTTTTGGAAAGTGTGTAAGAAACATTTTTTAATTATAAGTATGCTTCCGATTACAGTTATCACAATAGTCTACTTATTAAATAAAGAAATATTACCACCAAAGTTTGAAACTGCAACTCAATTGATTGTCTCTATGCCAAAGAGTAATGTAGAAGGCTATTATTTTGACAATGTACGCTCTAGCATGCAATTAGTAGATACATTTTCTTCTATCGTACAAAGTAAAAAAGTGATGGAAGAAGTGAACAAGCAATTACACATAAAAAATAATTCAAATAAAGTAACTGTAATTACAGATGAAAAATCTTTAATTATTAATGTGAAGGTTACAGGAGAAAATAATAAAGAAATAATTGATGTAGCTAATGCAGTTGCTGGAAATGCGCAAGAGAAGTTCAAACAATTATTTGAGGGAATGAATATAAAGGTTTTATCAAAGTCTGAAGAAGCAAAAGAGATTTCAATCACATTTCAATTAATATTGGGAACAATAACGGGGATTATGTCAAGTTTAATATTTATTTTTACAATATTATTTTTCAGCTCCATTATTACCAAAAATGAGCAGATAAAACAAATGGGCTATATTGTGCTGGGAGATGTACCATTAACAAACGGCAGAGAAGAGGATATATATGTTTAA
- a CDS encoding glycosyltransferase, with the protein MDQSIYNDELVSVIMPCYNPNSHIKEAIESVLLQTYTNLELLIIDDGSTESVQEFIEDYLIDKRVRFIKQSRNQGVAITRNIGLQNSKGRYIAFLDSDDLWFHEKLEQQLELMKMHQAGLVYSAYEVIRNASDNVINVIWVPKTIKYRNLLKNTIIGCLTVLIDREKTGNIKMPVIPVGEDTATWLNILKKGHMAYGIEHPLAKYRVSGSSLSGNKWNMAKGTWKMYRKTQHLSFFSTGYYFSFYAFNATLKRVYKRGNLL; encoded by the coding sequence ATGGATCAAAGCATTTATAATGATGAATTAGTAAGTGTGATTATGCCTTGTTATAATCCAAATTCGCATATAAAAGAGGCTATTGAAAGTGTTTTGCTACAGACATATACAAATTTAGAATTATTAATAATAGATGACGGTTCTACTGAATCAGTTCAGGAATTTATCGAAGATTATTTAATAGATAAGAGAGTACGCTTTATAAAGCAATCAAGAAATCAAGGAGTTGCTATAACAAGAAATATTGGCTTACAGAATAGTAAAGGGCGTTATATAGCATTTCTTGATAGTGATGACTTATGGTTTCACGAAAAGCTAGAACAGCAACTGGAACTGATGAAGATGCATCAAGCAGGATTAGTATACTCCGCTTATGAGGTTATTCGTAATGCATCAGATAATGTAATCAACGTTATATGGGTTCCAAAAACCATAAAATATCGAAACCTTCTCAAAAATACAATTATTGGATGCTTAACAGTGTTAATTGACAGAGAAAAAACAGGGAATATTAAAATGCCAGTAATTCCTGTAGGAGAAGACACCGCGACGTGGTTGAATATTTTAAAAAAAGGCCATATGGCATATGGAATTGAGCATCCACTTGCTAAGTATCGCGTATCAGGATCATCATTATCCGGTAATAAGTGGAATATGGCCAAGGGAACTTGGAAGATGTATCGGAAAACACAGCACTTAAGCTTTTTTTCTACTGGCTATTACTTTAGTTTTTATGCATTTAATGCAACTTTAAAGAGAGTTTATAAGAGAGGGAATTTACTGTAA
- a CDS encoding glycosyltransferase, with product MRKPFIPKNILMVSHDYLPNIGGVAVYVHEMSYALSNMGHKVTILTQYQAEYGKVKEEHFENVRILRVPISRLRKLNDLQYIYRMRNLINKLQKEEQIDVVHWHTLNKDARVIRNLKVDGLEVYTNHLSWFRMLYNEGNYKKIYSLIKDPDFIICPSREIEKMSGELFGNERSCYLPNGVNPSMFVLNENDVEEIRKSYNIPLKDKVVLTTNRMEPIKGMRYFIDSISGILKEHPDTTIIIIGDGSEQIKLRKKIQSQNINQSKVIFIGKVANIEIKKWMSLADIYVQPSLMEGCSIAIIEAMACSKAIVASKVGGNPDIISHGESGLLVRPMSSLRLQEAVSYLLKNPEICKKLGLRAKEKVENDLNWVSLAEHISKIYEESPH from the coding sequence ATGAGGAAACCTTTTATACCTAAAAATATTTTGATGGTCAGTCACGATTATTTACCTAATATTGGTGGAGTAGCAGTTTATGTACATGAAATGAGTTATGCACTGAGCAACATGGGACATAAGGTAACAATTTTAACACAATATCAAGCAGAATATGGAAAAGTAAAAGAAGAACACTTTGAAAATGTAAGGATATTAAGAGTACCTATTTCTAGATTGAGAAAGCTAAATGATTTGCAATACATTTATCGAATGAGAAATTTAATTAATAAATTGCAAAAAGAAGAACAAATTGATGTCGTACATTGGCATACCTTGAATAAAGATGCTAGGGTAATACGAAATTTAAAGGTGGATGGATTGGAAGTTTATACAAATCATTTATCTTGGTTCCGTATGTTGTACAACGAAGGGAATTATAAGAAGATATATTCATTAATTAAAGATCCGGATTTTATTATTTGTCCTAGTAGAGAAATTGAGAAAATGTCTGGAGAGCTGTTTGGCAATGAAAGAAGTTGCTATTTACCTAATGGGGTAAATCCAAGCATGTTCGTTTTAAATGAAAATGATGTAGAAGAAATTCGAAAATCGTATAATATTCCTTTGAAAGATAAGGTGGTTTTAACAACGAATCGTATGGAGCCAATTAAAGGCATGCGCTATTTTATTGATAGTATTTCTGGGATCTTAAAGGAACATCCAGATACAACTATCATAATAATTGGTGATGGAAGTGAACAAATAAAATTAAGAAAAAAGATTCAGTCTCAAAATATTAATCAATCAAAAGTAATCTTTATTGGAAAGGTTGCTAATATAGAAATAAAAAAATGGATGTCTCTTGCCGACATATATGTACAACCATCTTTAATGGAAGGGTGTAGCATTGCCATTATCGAAGCTATGGCTTGTTCCAAGGCGATTGTTGCCTCAAAGGTTGGTGGAAATCCAGATATTATAAGCCATGGTGAATCTGGTTTACTTGTTAGACCGATGTCATCTTTAAGATTACAAGAAGCGGTGTCATATTTGCTTAAAAATCCTGAAATATGTAAAAAGCTCGGATTGAGAGCTAAAGAAAAAGTAGAAAATGATCTAAACTGGGTTTCACTTGCGGAACATATTTCAAAAATTTATGAAGAGTCCCCTCATTAG